The Armatimonadota bacterium region TTCTCTGCAGAGCGAGCTGCTTCTGAGCGTCCGTCAGGCTTGCCCAGAAGCGGAGGGCGGGCGCGGCGTATTGCAGGGGAGCGGGGTCAAACCGAAAAGAGTACCCCATGCTCGTCTCGGCACGCAGAACGCCTGCAGGTGTCAGTCGGGAGGCAAGAGCGGCGTAGTCGTCTAGAGTAAGTCCCTCTGTCGCGGACTTCTGCTCCATCTGGCGCACCAGCGTTTCAGGAAGTTCGCTCTGCCGCAGACGCCAGTAGCGCGCATGTCGAAAAAGCAGCCACCCTCCCTCGATACGCACATAGCCCGGTTCCTCTGTAGTAAAACGGCTGAGCCATTCTGCGAGCGTATTGCCTTCGTATACCGGTCGCACTGGCACCCGGAAGGCGTCGGCGATAATGTTCATCCCCGTTTGTTGCGCTATCCAGAGGAGAGAATCCGCAGCGGTAGCCTGTTCTGCTGGCGGCGCGAGGAGCAACTGTGAGGACTGGATCTTCTGTTGGAACCGACCGAATTCTTCGGGAGATGTGCTCCACTTTTCCCAGCGCATCTGCAGGGAAGGCTTGTCTTCTGCATCAGGGGAAACCGGATGAGTGTATACTTCCATCTCTGGCTCGGCAGCATTGTCGTCGGACCAGGTCGCTGCAAGGAATACCAGCTCCTGTCTGGTTTCGTCCAGGCAGATTCCGAAGCGCATGGAGCGTGGTACGGTACCTGCGGGGTAGGCTTTCCAGCGCAGTGCGTCCACAGGCAGAGGAAGCGTACCTTGGGTCGGCAGTGTGGAGAACCAGATGGTCTCGCCGTTCCACAGCCGACGCCACACACTGGAGGGAAACTGACGGTATAACCACCCTGCCAGATAACGATGCCACAGGGCAATCTGTAGCACCTGCTGGAATTGCTCTGCAAGAGATGCACGTCGGTCCTGCCAGCCGGCTGGCTTCTCCTTTTCCAGTTTGGTCATCTCGTTCTCGATATCCAGTGCCCGTGTGGCGTAGACGGGAAAGTCTGCCCGGACCAGTTGTGCCCAGGTGCGCAGGTTTTTTTCCGCTTCGCGCCGGGTGGCGCGATACTCCCATTCTGCCGCCGCTTGCTCCTGTTGGCGCAGGATGGGATCAGGTAACAGCACATAGCCTTCACCCTGGGGTTGACATTTCAGCCCCAACAGGCTGACCATTTTGTCGAGCACCTGCCAGGCCGGCTTTTGGGTGATGAAAAGAGTGACTTTCTCCCCTTTCAGGGAGGGGTCTATCGTGAAGGTGACCTCCGTCTGGTTGCTCAGATGCTGTGCCACTTCATCCAGCAGGGCATTCGGGAGCCGCAGGGTGACCGGCTTCTGCAGACGAACGTCCCTTTGCCAGTCGTGAGCCCGCGCGTGCACGCACAGCGTAAAACACAGAGCAAGGAGCAGTAACCGGCGCATGGCTTTCCTCCTATCGCCTCGCCGGGTTCATGGGACCAACAATACGCACCGCATCTGCAATCACCACATATCCTGACGGCGCTTTAGGGCGCAGGTACACAAAGCCGGTGCCGCGCACGAACTGGTATCGCCCCAGCCAGTTCCACTTCCCGCCGTTTTTCTGCTGGTTGACCACCTTCACGGTCTTACCTGCACGATGCACGATTTCATATTGGGCGGCGGTACTGCGGTTGGAACCCTGGCTCCACCAGGCGTATACATCATAATAACCGTCCTTCGGCACGTTGAGATACCATCGCGCCCAGGCGGTGCTGTTAGGATTTGTGCTAGTCCAGCGGTAATCCGCACCGTATTTGCCGGGGGCGGTCGTACCGGTGTTCCAGGTACCCCACACGCTGAAGTTCTCGCTGACGTTATCGAGGACGATGTCCCAGGGCACCACGTCAATGCGGAAGGTGACTATCGGACCAAACCATGTGACTCCTTCCCGCACCAGCTGATAGCTCTCCTCGTAGGCGCCGTAGCGTTCGGGAGCGGTGAGAGAAAAGTCAAAATGACCGTAAGCTTCAGGGGGAGTGACCGCCGACACCGACGCGGGACGGTTGGGCGAGATCCATGTGCGCGCTGTGTAGAAGGGGCTGAAGCGGTCTCGTGGGTTCTGAGTGCCCAGACGTACCGGGTTCGCCCCTGTCGGTTGCCAGGTGATGTCGCCTGTGTTGCGGAAGCTCAGACGTGCCGCGGCAACCTCTCCCGGGCGCAGGGTCAATGGCACGGACGCCTCTTCCAGTATCGCAGAAGACTGAATCATCTGCATATAGAAATCCCAATCCCAGTTCGGACCGGGATCGGTATGCGTCGCATTGGGCACTTCCACGTGTCCGAGGATATAGCTACGGGTGCGCGGGATGCCATAGGTGCGGCAGATATGGCGTACCAGTGCGGCGGAGGAGTAGTACATGGCATACGTGAACCACTTCGGGTCATCCACCCAGCCTTCGTGTTCAATGCCGATGGAGCGGCAGTTATACCACCAGTTGCCTGCGTGCCAGGCGATGTCTTTGTGGCGCACCATCTGTGTGACCTCGCCATCGGAAGAACGAATCACGTAGTGCGCACTGACCCGCGAGCTGGGGTTTTGGAACCACGAGATGCAGCCGTTATACGATCCCTGCACCACGTGTACGATGACGTACCATATCGGGTAGGTGCTGGGGCGATTGGAAGTAGTGTAGTTGCCCGAGTAGGCAGGAACCCATCGGGCGGGTGGATAATCCTCGGAGGCGTACGTATAGCACGTACTGCCCATCATGCAAAGCGCTATCAGTAATATGCATACCGTGCGCATCATCCCCACCTCGGACAGCTGGTACAAGCATCGTAGCACATCCTTTGTACACCTGTCAATGCGGTTAAAGGGTGGCTTTCTATGGGGGATACCCACCGGCTGCCGAAAGAAAAATTTGTTAGTGCGCAGAAGTGCTGGGCGAAGAGGCACAGGATTTGCCTGCGCCTGCCAACTGGTGATATGCTTTCACTAAAACACTGCACAAAGGAGAAACAGCCATGAGCCATCTGTGCATTCTTAATCTGTCGCGTGCCCGACAAACAGCCATCGGATAGCCTTACCCTGCTACACCGCATTGATCTGCCTGCAGCCACTGCCGAGGTTGCCAACTGTCTGGATGAACTGGAGCAGCGTTCCCTCACAGCCGGTCAAGAGTTGATGCGTCACCTGCTCACGGAACAATGGAAAGAGGTAGACTGGCAGTTGGTAGAAGAATACCGACGGCTTTTTCCCCCTCGGTAGTATTCGTGCCGATGGCAACGACCCTGTGAAGGTTCTCACCCGCTTGGGTGTGGTGCATGTACCCCGTCAGGTATGCTACAACCGTGTAGAGGGTCGTCATGTGATGCCTGGCAATGCCGTACCGGCACACGAAGGGGTGCTGCTCACGCGGGGGCTACAAGAATGGTGTTGCCTTTTGAGCGTGCAACTGCCTTTCCGTGCGGTGGAGCGTCTGTGAGGTTGGCACAGCGGGGAGGGTCAACTGCTTGGCGCCAGCCAGTTGCGGGTGTTAGTGCAGCAGCATGGGCAACGTGTTCGGCAGTGAGAGTTGGAGGAGGCTCCAGCCGTTGCAGCGGGGGGGCATCCCCGTTTGCGCGCAGATGGCAGTCTGCTCGCAGGGAGTGGAGACTGTACAGTCCTGGCTGGTGGGTTCTGACGATGGCTTGGTGATGCAAACAGAGCGCGCGCCTGTTCGGGAGCGGATACCTGAGGGTGAGGTGGTGGTGAGCGTGGGCGAGGTATTAGTGCGCTATCAGGGGGAAGAGGCGCAGTGGCACGGGATGCGCACGGCATGTGTGGCAACGGCTGGAGGGTATCGGTATGTGAGCGGTGTGGGGGAGGCGTTCCTGCAGCAGTGATACACCTTGTTGGGTTTATGCGCTGGGGAGTGGAGCGTGCTGCGCATTGTTTCGGACGGAGCGCAGTGGATTAGGGATTGGGCACAGCAGTTGAGGCAGTCAGGTTTCCGGGTGGAGCATGTGCTGGACTGGTATCACTTGAAGAAGAAGTGCTATGAGTTGAGCAGTTTGTTTTATGGTGGTGTTGCGGTCAAGAGGCAGTTGCTGAGGCGTTTACTTCGGGCGTTATGGGGTGGGGAAGTCGATACCGCGTTGGGTATCTTATCTTCCTATCGCACGGAGGCACGCCACGTACTGGTGGCGCGCCGTCAGAAGGGGCGTGGGATGCGCTGGGGCGAGGCTGTCAGTGACGGGCTGGCAGCGTTGCAGACGCTGCTATGGAATGGGGGTTGGGATATGTATTGGCAGGAGGGCAGGACGTTGCCGTTGGCAGCAGCGTAACCCAGCACTTCTGCGCAGTAACAAAAATTTTAAAATTTTTGATAAAAGATCCGCAAAAACAGGCTTTTGGGTACGATTCTTGCACTATATATAGATTAGTAGATTAGAAAACGAAAGGAGGTGCCCCAAGATGGCACGCAAGGCGTTCGGCTTTCTCGGTATCGCACTGGCAATCACGATGTTGCTGGTGGCAGGAACGCGAGGTGACCCTGTGGATGGTACGCGCATCAAGAACTATAAATATGGCGCCCGTGCCTACATCAGCTTCGCAGTATCGCAGTCAGTCGTTCCCGAGCCCGGTACGATGGCGCTGTTCGGCATCGGTGTCATGGCGCCGATGATAGCGGCATGGCGACGACGCAAAAAGTAGGAACTTGTTTCTGCGGAAACGTGCTCCATTGTGACCGGGAAGCTCGCAGCTCAATAGGAGCGCCGCTCTAAAGAGGGGGGAGGGGGAATTGCTCCGGGTAGCGTGCTCTCTTGCAACGGCACGAAGTGCCGAAGCAATCCCCCTCCGACAAAGCGAACCCGGGATACCATAAAAGATGACGCCATCTATTGCCCTGCGGTGTGCCCTTTGAGTATACTACAGGCAACACGTTACCTGCTGGAGGACATCTATGCGCACGATTGTCGCTACCGTGGGCACATCGTTGTTAAGCAATGCCGAACGCGCGGGCAAGAAGGACGACCTGCAGACCTACCTGCGCTTCACGGAGCCGGAAAAGGCGAGCGCAGAGACCAACTCGCTCAGCCGCTTGCTGCAGGAGGGTGACCGCATCGTGTTCTTGCATTCACAAACGGAGGAGGGCAAACGCGCCGCAGAGGCTCTGGCAATCTTTTACAAAAACAACGGCTACCTCACTGACCTGCGCGAGGTCACCGACCTGCAGTATCGCGAAAGCCGTTTCAAAATGCGCGGTCTGCGTTCACTGGTGAGCACACTGGTGCAGATTATCCTTAAGGAGCGCGAAGCAGGCAGAGAGGTGCTGGTGAACGCCACCGGTGGTTTCAAGGCGGAAATCGCCTATGCGACACTGGTCGGCTTGCTGTTCGATGTGCCGGTGTACTACATCCATGAGGCGTTCAAGGAGATTATCGAACTCCCGCCCACTCCCATCAGCTGGGACTTCAGCCTGATAGATACCTATGCGGACTTTTTTGACTGGATCAGCGCGGACCTGCGTCCGACGGCGGAGGTAGACCGTCGCCTGCGCCCACTGCCCGATGAGATTCGCCTGCTGCTGGTGGAAGAGGAAGACTACACCATGCTCTCTCCCACGGGTGAGGCGTTTTATGAGGCATACAGGGCGCGTGTGGAGGCGGAGCGACCGACCCCCATCTATCTGCACCAGCGGGCTGTCCGTGCATTGAACTCGGCGGAGCCGTCGGTACGGCAGGTGCTATACGAGAGGCTGAAACGCCTGCGCGTTCCCGAAATGCGCAAACAGAACTCGCACAGTGTGCACGGCAGCGACTGTCTGGCGTACCCCTCCGGACATGTAGCGGAGCGCATCCTGTACTATCTGGACGAGCGCGGCAACGTGCGTGTGTGCGAGGTGTTCTGGGCGCACAGCGACTATGAGAAAGCGCTGGAGGATGGAGTGTACAGGGCATCCTACGAGCGCGACCCCTTTGAAGAGTGGCATCCTTAGAACAAACTGGGCTGTTGTTGCTCGCGGATGACCTGTTCGGGACGAGGGAAGAGCAGGTCAAAGTCCTCCCCGATGGCTTCGCGCAGGCGCAGGGCAAAGCGGTAGAGTTTGTTGGCGTAGTGCTCGCGGTCTTCGTCGCCTGCGTAATCTTCGATCATGCCCAGTGAACCATCCGCTCGTTGATACAGGTTCACGTAGTCGCCTACGCTAACGCCTCGCACCGCTTCCGCCGCTTTGCGCTTGTTCTCGCTGGTGAAAGTCTTTTCGGTGACACGCTCGCGCCGCGCCAGATCCTGAATGGGTATCTCTCCGTTGAGGATGCTCAGGATGGTTTGCCGGTATAGCCGGGCGATCCCATCGCGGTCGCCCTCCACCAGTTTCTGCAACACCTCCGCGATAAACTGCCTGCCGTACGGCTCGTCGGCGCGGGAGCGCAGGGAGGCGCCTTTATAGGTCCAGTTGCCGTCGTAGTCCAGCAGGGCGTAGTTTTTGGTCTTGACGGAAATCATCGCCCGGTAACGTCCGTCGAAGCTGAGGCGGATGCCGGGGGGCAAGGTCTCCGCTATCTGCTGCACGTATGCCTCTTCCGCTTCCTGTCCCTCCACGCCCTCCGGTGGTTGGAAGTAGACGCCATCGGTGTCCACTTCAATCACCTGACTTCCGGTGCGCTCCAGCTCTTCTACCAGCTGCATGGCGATTTTGCGTCCTTCCTCGGTGACCCGTTGTGCCGCGTCGAAGTCGTTGAAGGGGAAGTTCGCGCCCAGATAGCCGTAGAAGGAGTTAATCAACACTTTGAAGGAACCCTGAATGCCGTCCCAGTAGGCGCGCTGGCGCGGGTCGGTAGCACGGCGCAGCTGCGCTTTTGCCTCCAGACGCCGACGGGTGAGCTCCTCTAACGCAGGCAGGAACACGCCCAGCCGGTCGGAGGTAGGGGCAATGCGATGTACGAGCATGATGCTGGGGTAGAGGCTCTCCACATCCGCCTTCACCACGCGCGGAATCACGCCGGTACGACGCACCTCCGTGTACCCACCGGGGAAATCGCGTGCGGCTTGGGGACGAGGTATCGCGTAGCCCGCGTGCAGATAGGCGCGTACGAAAATGGCGTTAATCTTCTCGCCACTGCCGGCGGTTGCCACATGCTGGTAAGTGTCAGGAACCATCTGTGTCTGGTAGAACTCAGTCGGCAGCACAATCTCCGCCAGTCGGGCGGTCTCCTGGGCGTCCTGCAGGGCGTACTGGCGCACCCTTTCGGGCGCAGAATGCCACTGCTCGCGCAGTTCGGCGCGGTCTACCAGCACGCGCTCCTCGTCGGCGATACCATAGGCGCGGGCAACCTCTTTCAGCCCATAGCTCTGCAGGTCGCCCTTTGCCCAGTCGTAGCGCTGCACGGCGAAGTAGGTATCTACCACATGTCTCCCGGCAATATACACGGGGCGATAAGGGCGGTTAATCGCGCCAATGGGCAGGTTGCGCTCGCTGCCGATGGTCATCGGTTGCCCACTGCGTCCTACCGTCAAGGAGATGCCGTGTTGTCGGGCGCGTTCTATGAGATAGGGAAGGTCGAAGCCGTACAGGTTGTGTCCTTCCACTACGTCGGGGTCACGTTCGCGCAGGAGCTGCACAAACCGCTGCAGCATCTGCGATTCATCCGCATCGTCGAGCACCTCGCTCCAGCCGCGGTTGTCCCGTAGCACGACGAGCAGTATCCGATTCGCAGGCTCTTGAGGGTTCAGGCCCGCTGTCTCAATATCCACCTGCATCCGATGCGCGTCGTCGAAGCTCATCGTTTTGAACAGCGTGTAGCCGGAGAGCATCAGGAACTGCCGTTCGGCGCTACCGTAGGCCAGCACGTCCACGTGCATATCACGCAGGCGCAGGCGCGCGCTCTGGTAATCCGCCCACGAACGGAACTGCGCCATCCAGCAGAAGCCATCGCCGTCCAGCTGCTTCCACTGCGCGTTGATGTCAGGGTATTGCTGGGTGGTGAGCAACCAGGGAGTAAACGGTTCACGCCAGCTGATTCGCGAGCCGTCGGGCGTGCGCTGGTGCAGAATGGCTTCGGTGTCGGTCAGTTCCACTGCCACCAGGCGAGGAGTATCCTTCCAGCCGAAGAGAATCTCTTCGGCGGAGAGAGCAGGGGCGGCAATATCGAAAAGATTCATCATCCCACTGGCTCCGACAAAGAGTAAGCCCATCGTGATACTGGTGTCACCGGTACTGGTATTATACCTGAAGTATGTGTTGGCGGTATCGGCTCGGCAGGAACCTCCCCCCCCACTGCGAATCCGCTACTGGAGGTGAATGCGATGGCGATTTACAAGAACCCCCAACCGCACTACTGGCAACCCGGCGGAGAGGTAGAAAAGCACTTTCACGACCACGATGAGACATGGGTCATTATGGACGGCAGAGCGAAGGCGTACATGATAGACCACGACGGGCAGTACCACGAGTTTATCCTTGAAAAGGGCGACATCTGGATGGTGGAAGCGGGAGTAGAGCATGGCTGTGTCGCTCTGGACGAGGGTGTGGCTATCTTTCCCTTCCCCGGCACCATTCCTGAAGGTGCTCAGCCGTATGGGCACTACTATATGGAAAAAGAGGGCTACATCCCGAAGTTGAGGGTGGAACGAGTTCCTACAGACCGCTATCGCAGGGGGCAGGAGTGATGCGCCGAATCGGAATAGAGTATCCCCAACGGGGGCAGATGCGCCTGATAGACATTGGCGAGCCGCCGCCCTTGCAACCCACGCAGATTCTGATACGTACCTGCTACACAGGCGTCACCAATGGCACGGAGAGGCACGCTTTGCTGGCAGAACACGGGTTCACCCTGTACCCTTCCCGACACGGCTATCAGCATGTCGGACAGATAGAGGCGGTAGGAGCATCGGTGAAAGGGTTTCAGCCCGGCGACTGGGTGTTCTACGGGCAGTATGTGGGGCATCGCGGCTGGAATGTTGTAGACGTGGCTTTCGCCGATGTGCATTCTTACGGTTCTCACCTGTGTATCCCACTGCCCGAAGGGGTGGACTATCGGCTGTGCGCCCTGTGTGGCGTGGCGGGCGTAGCCATGCGGGCGGTGCGTCGATTTCGGGTAAAGCCAGCGCAAAGGGTATGGGTGGCGGGTGCAGGTGTTATCGGGCAGTTTGCGGCGCAGGCGGCGCGAGCGTTCGGCGCGCATGTGACGGTCACCGATCTACAGCCCAAACGTCTGGAAGTGGCGGAAACCTGCGGTGCGCATCGCACGATCAACGTTCGCGAACAGGGAATGGAGCCACTCCGAGAGGGTGCGCCCTACGACTGCATCATCGACTGTTCGGGTGCGCCTGACC contains the following coding sequences:
- a CDS encoding oxidoreductase encodes the protein MRRIGIEYPQRGQMRLIDIGEPPPLQPTQILIRTCYTGVTNGTERHALLAEHGFTLYPSRHGYQHVGQIEAVGASVKGFQPGDWVFYGQYVGHRGWNVVDVAFADVHSYGSHLCIPLPEGVDYRLCALCGVAGVAMRAVRRFRVKPAQRVWVAGAGVIGQFAAQAARAFGAHVTVTDLQPKRLEVAETCGAHRTINVREQGMEPLREGAPYDCIIDCSGAPDLLQQVHDMRLLAHGGVIGLVAVRSQTEFPWAMLHGTEASIEVSCHFSLDDLRVLLYFVQQGVIRIEPVISHVVPIEQAPVIYETLRDRPAELLGVIFDWTQ
- a CDS encoding DNA polymerase II, coding for MMNLFDIAAPALSAEEILFGWKDTPRLVAVELTDTEAILHQRTPDGSRISWREPFTPWLLTTQQYPDINAQWKQLDGDGFCWMAQFRSWADYQSARLRLRDMHVDVLAYGSAERQFLMLSGYTLFKTMSFDDAHRMQVDIETAGLNPQEPANRILLVVLRDNRGWSEVLDDADESQMLQRFVQLLRERDPDVVEGHNLYGFDLPYLIERARQHGISLTVGRSGQPMTIGSERNLPIGAINRPYRPVYIAGRHVVDTYFAVQRYDWAKGDLQSYGLKEVARAYGIADEERVLVDRAELREQWHSAPERVRQYALQDAQETARLAEIVLPTEFYQTQMVPDTYQHVATAGSGEKINAIFVRAYLHAGYAIPRPQAARDFPGGYTEVRRTGVIPRVVKADVESLYPSIMLVHRIAPTSDRLGVFLPALEELTRRRLEAKAQLRRATDPRQRAYWDGIQGSFKVLINSFYGYLGANFPFNDFDAAQRVTEEGRKIAMQLVEELERTGSQVIEVDTDGVYFQPPEGVEGQEAEEAYVQQIAETLPPGIRLSFDGRYRAMISVKTKNYALLDYDGNWTYKGASLRSRADEPYGRQFIAEVLQKLVEGDRDGIARLYRQTILSILNGEIPIQDLARRERVTEKTFTSENKRKAAEAVRGVSVGDYVNLYQRADGSLGMIEDYAGDEDREHYANKLYRFALRLREAIGEDFDLLFPRPEQVIREQQQPSLF